A genome region from Sphingobium sp. CR2-8 includes the following:
- a CDS encoding CTP synthase produces the protein MTRYIFITGGVVSSLGKGLMAASLAALLQARGFRVRIRKFDPYLNVDPGTMSPYQHGEVYVTDDGAETDLDLGHYERFTGVSARQSDNVTQGRVYQTIIQRERRGDYLGATVQVIPHVTDEIKAFATADTEDLDFVLCEIGGTVGDIESLPFMEAIRQLHNDLDRGQSIFVHVTLVPYIAAAGELKTKPTQRSVRDLTSLGIQPDILLCRCEHPLPDSERKKIALFCNVRPEAVIPALDASSIYAVPHQYHAEGLDEEVLRAFGIQDAPVPQLERWDDIMDRQQNPEGEVTIGVVGKYVGLLDAYKSLYEALNHGGLANRVKVKVKWIDAELFEKGDDIVSSLEPMHGILVPGGFGVRGSEGKIELVKFARERNVPFFGICLGMQMACIEGARHTAGIAQASTTEFGETPEPVVGLITEWMGKEGLQKRTADTDLGGTMRLGAYPAKLDGNSVVAGIYGTNDISERHRHRYEVNAGYREPLEKGGLIFSGMSPDGTLPEIVERPDHPWFVGVQFHPELKSKPFDPHPLFASFIEAAVKQSRLV, from the coding sequence ATGACGCGGTATATTTTCATCACCGGCGGCGTGGTCTCCTCGCTTGGCAAGGGCCTGATGGCCGCTTCGCTTGCAGCTTTGTTGCAGGCACGAGGTTTCCGTGTGCGAATCCGGAAATTCGACCCCTATCTCAACGTTGATCCGGGCACGATGTCGCCATATCAGCATGGCGAAGTCTATGTGACGGACGACGGGGCGGAAACCGACCTGGACCTGGGCCATTATGAGCGCTTCACCGGCGTGTCCGCGCGCCAGAGCGACAATGTGACGCAGGGCCGCGTCTACCAGACGATCATCCAGCGCGAACGGCGCGGCGACTATCTGGGCGCGACGGTGCAGGTCATCCCGCACGTCACCGATGAGATCAAGGCGTTCGCCACCGCCGACACCGAAGATCTGGATTTCGTCCTGTGCGAAATCGGCGGCACCGTGGGCGACATCGAATCGCTGCCTTTCATGGAGGCGATTCGCCAGTTGCATAACGACCTGGATCGCGGCCAGTCGATCTTCGTCCATGTGACGCTGGTGCCCTATATCGCCGCGGCGGGTGAGCTGAAGACCAAGCCGACCCAGCGCAGCGTGCGCGACCTGACCTCGCTCGGCATCCAGCCCGATATTTTGCTCTGCCGCTGCGAACATCCGCTGCCCGACAGCGAGCGCAAGAAGATCGCTTTGTTCTGCAACGTGCGCCCCGAAGCGGTCATCCCCGCGCTGGACGCCAGCAGCATCTATGCCGTGCCGCATCAATATCATGCCGAAGGGCTGGACGAGGAAGTGCTGCGCGCCTTCGGCATCCAGGATGCGCCCGTGCCCCAGCTGGAACGCTGGGACGACATCATGGATCGCCAGCAGAACCCCGAAGGCGAAGTGACGATCGGCGTCGTCGGCAAATATGTCGGCCTGCTCGACGCCTATAAGTCGCTTTACGAAGCGCTCAACCATGGCGGCCTCGCCAATCGGGTGAAGGTCAAGGTCAAGTGGATCGACGCGGAGCTGTTCGAAAAGGGCGACGACATCGTCTCCAGCCTGGAGCCGATGCACGGCATTCTGGTCCCCGGCGGCTTTGGCGTGCGCGGATCGGAAGGCAAGATCGAATTGGTCAAGTTCGCGCGCGAACGCAATGTGCCCTTCTTCGGCATTTGCCTGGGCATGCAGATGGCCTGTATCGAGGGCGCACGGCACACGGCGGGGATCGCGCAGGCGTCCACCACCGAATTTGGCGAGACGCCCGAACCGGTCGTCGGCCTCATCACCGAATGGATGGGCAAGGAAGGCTTGCAGAAGCGGACCGCCGACACCGATCTGGGCGGCACGATGCGCCTGGGCGCCTATCCCGCAAAGCTGGACGGCAACAGCGTCGTCGCGGGTATATACGGCACCAACGACATCAGCGAACGGCACCGTCATCGCTATGAAGTCAACGCCGGTTATCGCGAACCGCTGGAAAAGGGCGGCCTGATCTTCTCGGGCATGTCGCCGGATGGCACGTTGCCCGAAATCGTCGAGCGGCCCGACCACCCCTGGTTCGTGGGCGTGCAGTTCCACCCGGAACTCAAATCCAAACCTTTTGACCCGCACCCGCTATTCGCCAGCTTCATCGAAGCGGCGGTCAAGCAGAGCCGGTTGGTGTAA
- the secG gene encoding preprotein translocase subunit SecG, whose protein sequence is MFTFLLVVQAIIAALLVAVILMQKSEGGGLGVGGSPAGLMSARGAADFLTRSTTVLASIFVLLSIVMAVIASVRHAPSDIDTSLVRQAPATQNAPAPAGNADPLAGAASNAASAPASNGAVPLAN, encoded by the coding sequence ATGTTCACCTTCCTCCTCGTCGTTCAGGCCATTATTGCGGCCCTGCTGGTTGCCGTCATCCTGATGCAGAAGTCGGAAGGCGGGGGCCTTGGCGTGGGCGGCAGCCCGGCGGGCCTGATGTCGGCGCGCGGCGCGGCGGATTTCCTGACCCGGTCGACCACGGTGCTCGCCAGCATCTTCGTATTGCTGTCGATCGTGATGGCGGTGATCGCGTCGGTGCGGCACGCGCCCAGCGACATCGACACCTCGCTGGTGCGCCAGGCGCCTGCGACGCAGAACGCGCCTGCCCCGGCCGGTAATGCCGATCCGCTGGCCGGTGCGGCCAGCAACGCGGCGTCCGCGCCTGCGTCCAACGGCGCGGTTCCGCTCGCCAACTAA
- the tpiA gene encoding triose-phosphate isomerase, giving the protein MSRCKLVVGNWKMNGMREHLDEVEAIGDLAAAHPAVEVGLCLPATLIMAGSERRGAAFIGAQNCHMDMSGAYTGSLSAEMLAEAGATWVITGHSERREARGETNADIAAKALAAKAAGLKVILCVGESLDVRDAGDAEAVVSAQLLASLPDGAAADWLAVAYEPIWAIGTGRIPTMEAVATMHAALRAALATRIGDEAAKMRILYGGSMNGANAAELLAIADVDGGLIGGASLTAAKFAPIIEAADNKVTAAA; this is encoded by the coding sequence ATGAGCAGGTGCAAGCTGGTTGTCGGCAATTGGAAGATGAACGGGATGCGCGAGCATCTGGACGAAGTGGAGGCGATCGGCGATCTGGCGGCCGCGCATCCGGCGGTCGAGGTCGGGCTATGCCTGCCCGCGACGCTCATCATGGCGGGGTCGGAACGGCGCGGCGCGGCGTTCATCGGCGCGCAGAACTGCCATATGGACATGAGCGGGGCCTATACCGGTTCGCTCTCGGCCGAAATGCTGGCCGAAGCGGGCGCGACCTGGGTCATCACCGGCCATAGCGAACGGCGCGAGGCGCGCGGCGAAACCAATGCCGACATCGCGGCCAAGGCGCTGGCGGCGAAGGCGGCGGGCCTGAAGGTCATATTATGCGTGGGCGAAAGCCTGGACGTGCGCGACGCGGGCGACGCCGAAGCCGTGGTGTCGGCGCAGTTGCTGGCGTCGTTGCCCGATGGCGCGGCGGCGGACTGGCTGGCGGTGGCCTATGAACCCATCTGGGCGATCGGCACCGGCCGCATCCCGACGATGGAGGCGGTGGCGACGATGCATGCGGCCCTGCGCGCCGCGCTCGCGACGCGGATCGGGGACGAGGCGGCGAAGATGCGCATCCTCTATGGCGGGTCGATGAACGGCGCCAATGCGGCCGAATTGCTGGCAATCGCGGATGTCGACGGCGGCCTGATCGGCGGCGCAAGCCTGACCGCGGCGAAATTCGCGCCGATCATCGAGGCGGCGGACAACAAGGTGACGGCGGCGGCTTGA
- a CDS encoding peptidyl-prolyl cis-trans isomerase, which yields MLSVFRSFIRSKFGAIFAVLFLGVIAAAFIMGDLTSGKFGGSIGGGGTAAKAKGLTLSQNEFQDRVQRVFENARRSNPGLQIGDFFAQGGAAQVFDQLVASLTLRAFADQQGVHISKRLVDAQIAQIPAFQDAAGKFSNENFRALLVRERLTEQALRDDISREILQRQLLAPVGLGVKLTDSMVMPYASLLLEGRQGTVAAIPAVAFLDDKNPTDAQLADYYKKNASRFTIPEQRRIRYAVIDAERFAQAAAPTDAEISAYYNQNKAAYAAKQQRSVEQLVLPTQAAAKAIADQVKGGKSLAAAAQGAGLAVSTLTDQSREALTASAGKAVADAAFAGKQGDLIGPVRGSLGWLLLRVTAAKETPARSIAAAREEIVAALRVQKEKQLLTDFTGKIEDQVGNGDSFEEVVKDNGLKLETSPLVVSTGKQVKDAAFTAGPDLQPLLAPVFAMSADDDAQLIPITPDKRYALAAPGDIVAAAPPPLAEVKQLVLAQYKLNAGNLKAKALAEQIQAKVAKGAKLADAIAQAGVKLPPAQTLGGRRADIMRGEQRPPAEVAILFSMAANTVKTLPIGQDRGYFVVQLNKIERGDAKGQPELLNQVRTQLAEVVGQEYGQQFERAVEKDLGVTRNAKAVEQVRSALAATNSGEQ from the coding sequence ATGCTTTCTGTCTTTCGCAGCTTCATCCGATCGAAATTCGGCGCGATCTTCGCCGTCCTCTTCCTGGGGGTGATCGCCGCGGCCTTCATCATGGGGGATCTGACCAGCGGCAAGTTCGGCGGGTCGATCGGCGGTGGCGGCACCGCGGCGAAGGCGAAGGGCCTGACGCTCAGCCAGAACGAGTTTCAGGACCGCGTCCAGCGCGTGTTCGAAAATGCGCGGCGGTCCAATCCGGGCCTCCAGATCGGCGACTTCTTTGCGCAGGGCGGCGCGGCACAGGTATTCGACCAGCTGGTGGCGTCGCTGACGCTGCGCGCCTTTGCCGATCAGCAGGGCGTCCATATCTCCAAGCGTCTGGTGGACGCGCAGATCGCGCAGATCCCCGCCTTTCAGGATGCGGCCGGCAAGTTCAGCAACGAGAATTTCCGGGCGCTGCTGGTGCGCGAACGGCTGACCGAGCAGGCGCTGCGCGACGATATCAGCCGCGAAATCCTCCAGCGCCAGCTGCTCGCCCCGGTGGGCCTGGGCGTCAAGCTGACCGACAGCATGGTCATGCCCTATGCCTCGCTCCTGCTGGAAGGGCGCCAGGGCACGGTCGCGGCAATTCCTGCCGTCGCCTTCCTCGACGACAAGAACCCCACCGATGCGCAACTGGCCGACTATTACAAGAAGAACGCCAGCCGCTTCACGATCCCAGAACAGCGCCGCATTCGCTACGCCGTGATCGACGCCGAACGCTTCGCGCAGGCCGCCGCGCCGACCGACGCGGAGATCAGCGCCTATTACAACCAGAACAAGGCCGCCTACGCCGCCAAGCAGCAGCGCAGCGTCGAACAACTGGTCCTGCCGACGCAGGCGGCGGCCAAGGCTATCGCCGACCAGGTGAAGGGCGGCAAGTCGCTGGCCGCCGCCGCGCAGGGCGCAGGCCTCGCCGTATCGACGCTGACCGACCAGAGCCGCGAGGCGCTCACTGCGTCGGCGGGCAAGGCCGTCGCCGACGCGGCGTTTGCGGGCAAGCAGGGCGATCTGATCGGCCCGGTGCGCGGGTCGCTGGGCTGGCTGCTGCTGCGCGTCACGGCAGCGAAGGAGACCCCTGCCCGTTCGATCGCCGCGGCGCGTGAGGAGATCGTCGCGGCGTTGCGCGTGCAGAAGGAAAAACAGCTGCTGACCGACTTCACCGGCAAGATCGAGGATCAGGTCGGCAATGGCGACAGCTTCGAGGAAGTGGTGAAGGATAACGGCCTGAAGCTGGAAACAAGCCCGCTGGTCGTGTCGACCGGCAAGCAGGTCAAGGACGCCGCCTTCACCGCCGGGCCGGACCTGCAACCGCTGCTCGCCCCCGTCTTTGCGATGAGCGCGGACGATGACGCCCAGCTGATCCCGATCACCCCGGACAAGCGCTATGCGCTGGCCGCCCCGGGCGACATCGTCGCCGCCGCCCCGCCGCCGCTGGCCGAGGTCAAACAGCTGGTGCTGGCGCAATATAAGCTCAATGCCGGCAATCTGAAGGCGAAGGCGCTGGCCGAACAGATCCAGGCGAAGGTCGCCAAGGGCGCAAAACTGGCCGATGCCATCGCGCAGGCGGGCGTGAAGCTGCCCCCGGCGCAGACGCTGGGCGGCCGCCGCGCCGATATCATGCGCGGCGAGCAGCGTCCCCCGGCCGAGGTCGCCATTCTCTTTTCGATGGCGGCGAACACGGTCAAGACGCTGCCGATCGGTCAGGATCGCGGCTATTTCGTGGTGCAATTGAACAAGATCGAGCGCGGCGACGCCAAGGGCCAGCCCGAATTGCTGAACCAGGTCCGTACCCAGCTCGCCGAAGTGGTGGGCCAGGAATATGGCCAGCAGTTCGAGCGCGCGGTCGAAAAGGATCTGGGCGTCACCCGCAACGCGAAGGCCGTGGAACAGGTCCGCAGCGCACTGGCCGCCACGAACAGCGGCGAACAGTAA
- the trpE gene encoding anthranilate synthase component I, which translates to MARGESALVWRRQIADTDTPISAALKLFEPDRGDYLLELVEGGAVRGRHSLIGLAPDLVFRANGEQAEINRQWASDRDAFVAQDGGALAALRALVAECRAAMDPALPAALACLVGYFGYETVGLVEKLHRPAANPIGVPDMLFVRPTVILVFDRLADALYLVAPVWKGSFIDADRAIEQALERIDATAARLAAPLPSVPAPADIADVAVTPVLAPGRYAQMVDRAKDYIVAGDIFQVVLAQRFTSPFTLPPIALYRALRRINPSPFLYYLDLPGFALIGSSPEILVRARDGEVTIRPIAGTRPRGRNAVEDAANRESLLADPKERAEHLMLLDLGRNDVGRVASAGSVTVTDSYTVEFYSHVMHIVSNVVGRLRADKDAIDALFAGFPAGTVSGAPKVRACEIIAELEPETRGAYAGGVGYFGPDGNMDSCIVLRTAVLKDGIMHVQAGAGIVADSTAEYEQRECEAKSGALLAAAREAVALARDARFGQ; encoded by the coding sequence TTGGCGCGCGGCGAATCGGCGCTGGTGTGGCGGCGACAGATCGCCGACACCGACACGCCGATCTCCGCTGCGCTGAAATTGTTCGAGCCGGATCGGGGCGACTATCTGCTCGAATTGGTGGAGGGCGGCGCGGTGCGCGGCCGCCACAGCCTGATCGGCCTGGCCCCCGACCTCGTCTTTCGCGCCAACGGTGAGCAGGCGGAAATCAACCGCCAATGGGCGAGCGACCGCGACGCCTTCGTGGCGCAGGATGGCGGCGCATTGGCGGCGCTCCGCGCGCTGGTCGCCGAATGCCGTGCGGCGATGGACCCGGCGCTGCCCGCTGCGCTCGCCTGTCTGGTCGGATATTTCGGTTATGAGACGGTCGGGCTGGTGGAAAAACTCCACCGCCCCGCCGCCAACCCCATCGGCGTGCCCGACATGCTGTTCGTGCGCCCCACCGTCATCCTGGTGTTCGATCGGCTGGCCGACGCGCTCTATCTGGTCGCGCCGGTGTGGAAGGGCAGCTTTATCGACGCGGACCGGGCGATCGAGCAAGCGCTGGAGCGGATCGACGCCACCGCCGCGCGTCTGGCCGCGCCGCTGCCCAGCGTTCCCGCGCCTGCCGACATCGCCGACGTCGCGGTCACGCCGGTGCTGGCGCCGGGCCGCTATGCGCAGATGGTCGACAGGGCGAAGGACTATATCGTCGCGGGCGATATCTTTCAGGTCGTGCTGGCGCAGCGTTTCACTAGCCCCTTCACCCTGCCGCCGATCGCCCTTTATCGCGCGTTGCGGCGGATCAACCCGTCACCCTTCCTCTATTATCTCGACCTGCCCGGCTTCGCGCTGATCGGCTCGTCGCCCGAAATCCTGGTCCGCGCCCGCGATGGCGAAGTCACGATCCGGCCGATCGCGGGCACCCGCCCGCGCGGCAGGAACGCCGTCGAGGACGCCGCCAATCGCGAAAGCCTGCTCGCCGATCCCAAGGAACGGGCCGAGCATCTGATGCTGCTGGACCTGGGCCGCAACGATGTCGGCCGCGTGGCGAGCGCGGGCAGCGTGACCGTGACCGACAGCTATACCGTCGAATTCTACAGCCATGTCATGCATATCGTGTCCAACGTCGTGGGCCGATTGCGCGCGGACAAGGATGCGATCGACGCGCTGTTCGCGGGCTTCCCGGCGGGCACCGTATCGGGCGCGCCCAAGGTCCGCGCCTGCGAGATCATCGCCGAACTGGAGCCGGAAACGCGCGGTGCCTATGCTGGCGGCGTCGGCTATTTCGGGCCGGACGGCAATATGGACAGCTGCATCGTCCTGCGCACCGCCGTGCTGAAGGACGGCATCATGCATGTCCAGGCCGGCGCGGGCATCGTCGCCGATTCGACCGCCGAATATGAGCAGCGCGAATGCGAGGCGAAGAGCGGCGCTTTGCTGGCGGCCGCGCGCGAAGCGGTGGCGCTGGCGCGGGATGCGCGGTTCGGGCAATAA
- a CDS encoding NUDIX domain-containing protein has protein sequence MTDEADTADAGRPAATLVIVRDSQDGPPDLLMLERASTMAFAAGALVFPGGAVDAGDHDLAARIDHGLAADEAAARIAAIRETIEESGLGIGLTGVIDAAVVLRLRDGLHDGRTLGDLLGRHGLGVALDELTPFARWHPAPFEGARRIFDTRFYLARAPQGQMASVDTTENVRLFWSSAAATLAMADVGAAQVIFPTRRNLERLAQYGSHAALVADALAHPVDKIRPWLEERDGQTHLCIPDHLGYPVTAEPMDRVRRV, from the coding sequence ATGACAGATGAAGCAGATACGGCCGACGCCGGGCGTCCCGCCGCCACGCTGGTGATCGTGCGCGATTCGCAGGACGGGCCACCCGACCTGCTGATGCTGGAACGGGCGTCCACCATGGCGTTTGCGGCGGGCGCACTGGTCTTTCCCGGCGGCGCGGTGGATGCGGGCGATCATGACCTGGCGGCGCGGATCGATCATGGCCTGGCGGCGGACGAGGCGGCGGCGCGGATCGCCGCCATTCGCGAGACGATCGAGGAAAGCGGCCTTGGCATCGGGCTGACCGGCGTGATCGATGCGGCGGTGGTGCTGCGACTGCGCGACGGGCTGCATGACGGGCGGACGCTGGGCGACCTGCTGGGCCGGCACGGGCTGGGCGTGGCGCTGGACGAGCTGACGCCCTTCGCGCGCTGGCACCCCGCTCCGTTCGAAGGGGCGCGGCGGATATTCGACACCCGCTTCTATCTGGCGCGCGCGCCACAGGGGCAGATGGCGAGCGTCGACACGACGGAAAATGTCCGGCTGTTCTGGAGCAGCGCGGCCGCCACGCTGGCGATGGCCGATGTGGGCGCGGCGCAGGTGATTTTCCCCACCCGGCGCAATCTGGAGCGGCTGGCGCAATATGGCAGCCATGCCGCGCTGGTCGCCGATGCATTGGCCCATCCGGTCGACAAGATCCGGCCGTGGCTGGAGGAGCGGGACGGGCAAACCCATCTCTGCATCCCCGATCATCTGGGCTATCCCGTCACGGCGGAACCGATGGACCGGGTCCGGCGTGTTTAG
- a CDS encoding DUF2171 domain-containing protein: MGYQGGRRYGGDDRYSGNLDRGGDRYRGQRDYGRDDRSYRYGTRGQFGGGDYRRGPSDYDPEDRGFLDRAGDEVRSWFGDEEAERRREYDEYYNRRYGDPRDQSSRLGYASAARRDYVPNSGFTPFTSERSGYANQDRGDDRTFGPREDYGVHHDSNYQAWRQERLNELDRDYAEYQREHRDRFNSEFGTWRTRRSEQRQAINQVREHHEVVGSDGEHVGTVDKLRGDRIILTKSDADAGGVHHSIPSSWIKSVDATKVTLEKTAEQAQDAWRVEREQNALFGDRNQQQSDWSSEGSASSSSASSYSGTRYR; the protein is encoded by the coding sequence ATGGGTTATCAAGGCGGCCGCCGCTATGGTGGCGACGATCGATATTCCGGCAATCTGGATCGCGGCGGCGATCGCTATCGCGGGCAGCGCGATTATGGACGCGACGACCGCAGCTATCGCTATGGCACGCGCGGCCAGTTCGGCGGCGGCGACTATCGCCGTGGGCCCAGCGACTACGACCCCGAGGATCGCGGCTTCCTGGACCGGGCGGGCGACGAAGTGCGCAGCTGGTTCGGCGATGAAGAGGCGGAACGCCGCCGCGAATATGACGAATATTATAACCGCCGCTATGGCGACCCGCGCGACCAGTCGAGTCGACTGGGCTACGCATCGGCCGCGCGGCGGGACTATGTGCCCAACAGCGGCTTTACGCCCTTCACGAGCGAGCGCAGCGGCTATGCCAACCAGGATCGAGGCGACGACCGCACCTTCGGCCCGCGCGAGGATTATGGCGTCCATCACGACAGCAATTATCAGGCCTGGCGTCAGGAGCGGCTGAACGAGCTGGACCGTGACTATGCCGAATATCAGCGGGAACATCGCGACCGCTTCAACAGCGAATTCGGCACATGGCGCACTCGCCGCAGCGAACAGCGGCAGGCGATCAACCAGGTCCGCGAACATCATGAGGTCGTGGGCAGCGATGGCGAACATGTCGGCACCGTCGACAAGCTGCGCGGCGACCGCATCATCCTGACCAAAAGCGACGCCGATGCCGGTGGCGTCCATCACTCGATCCCGTCCAGCTGGATCAAGTCGGTCGACGCGACCAAGGTGACGCTGGAAAAGACGGCAGAACAGGCACAGGACGCCTGGCGTGTCGAGCGCGAACAAAACGCCCTTTTCGGCGATCGCAACCAGCAACAAAGCGATTGGAGCAGCGAAGGCTCCGCGAGCAGCAGCAGCGCCAGCAGCTATAGCGGCACCCGCTATCGCTAA
- a CDS encoding DMT family protein codes for MPTILLLVLSNLFMTVAWYWHLKGGMDKPILLVILISWGIALFEYCLAVPANRIGYAGGWSAGQLKVAQEAIALIIFGGFMVTVLGEPLHWRHLAAFACIMGAVGFLFVGRT; via the coding sequence ATGCCGACCATCCTGCTGCTCGTCCTGTCCAACCTCTTCATGACCGTCGCCTGGTATTGGCATCTCAAAGGCGGGATGGACAAGCCGATCCTGCTGGTCATCCTGATCAGCTGGGGGATCGCGCTGTTCGAATATTGCCTGGCCGTGCCCGCCAACCGCATCGGCTATGCCGGGGGCTGGAGCGCGGGACAGCTCAAGGTAGCGCAGGAAGCGATCGCGCTCATCATCTTCGGCGGCTTCATGGTGACCGTGTTGGGCGAACCGCTGCACTGGCGTCATCTGGCCGCCTTCGCCTGCATCATGGGCGCGGTCGGCTTCCTGTTCGTCGGCCGCACCTGA